The Microscilla marina ATCC 23134 genome has a segment encoding these proteins:
- a CDS encoding hybrid sensor histidine kinase/response regulator — MKTYRILVADDQPGNLDTIIRYLEESSGIYSILNATNGKIACKVAEKKQPDLIIMDWEMPVMSGIEAIRYLKAQDVTKDIPIIMATGVMLSPAHLKVALDAGAIDYIRKPIERTELLARVNSILKLADSYKMIKEQNENIQSTNKRLLELNYEKDQLIHVVAHDLKVPLSHMSSLVHIIDPNADNLTEKQAAFLQMIGQSSDRLIKLINKILDIEAIESKKAKLHMEPVDIRLLLRQVSEEFTHVAIRKNIEIISQIGEGIVWADKTHLTQILENLLSNAVKFSPKNSQVQVHCVAAEGNIRVEVQDQGKGVLPEEMSQLFIKYQKLSTRPTAGEKSTGLGLSIVKQYVEAMQGRVWCESTPKKGAKFIVEFAQHNPAVQSNT; from the coding sequence ATGAAAACTTACCGTATTTTAGTAGCAGACGATCAGCCTGGCAATCTCGACACTATTATCAGGTATCTGGAAGAATCGTCGGGTATTTACAGCATTCTAAATGCCACCAATGGAAAGATAGCTTGTAAAGTAGCCGAAAAAAAACAGCCTGACCTCATTATTATGGACTGGGAAATGCCCGTAATGTCGGGGATAGAAGCCATTCGTTACCTTAAGGCGCAAGACGTAACCAAGGACATTCCTATTATTATGGCTACTGGGGTGATGTTGTCACCTGCCCATTTGAAGGTAGCCCTGGATGCTGGAGCCATTGACTATATTAGAAAACCTATCGAGCGTACCGAATTATTGGCGAGGGTAAACTCTATTCTCAAGCTTGCCGATTCGTATAAGATGATCAAAGAACAAAATGAAAATATTCAATCAACCAACAAAAGACTTTTGGAGCTCAACTACGAAAAAGATCAATTGATTCACGTAGTAGCACACGACTTAAAAGTACCTTTGAGTCATATGTCGAGCCTGGTACATATCATTGACCCTAATGCCGACAACCTGACCGAAAAACAAGCGGCGTTTCTGCAAATGATTGGGCAGTCGTCGGATCGGTTGATTAAACTTATCAATAAGATTTTAGACATAGAAGCCATAGAGTCTAAGAAAGCAAAGCTGCACATGGAGCCAGTAGACATCAGGTTACTACTAAGGCAGGTATCAGAAGAGTTTACCCACGTAGCCATACGCAAAAACATAGAAATTATTAGTCAGATTGGCGAAGGCATTGTGTGGGCAGATAAAACCCATCTGACCCAAATACTTGAAAATCTGTTGTCTAACGCGGTTAAATTTTCGCCCAAAAATAGCCAGGTACAAGTACATTGTGTAGCAGCTGAAGGCAATATAAGGGTAGAAGTGCAAGATCAGGGAAAGGGCGTACTGCCCGAAGAAATGTCTCAGCTATTTATCAAATACCAAAAACTATCGACGCGCCCCACTGCCGGAGAAAAATCTACTGGCTTGGGGTTGTCTATAGTAAAACAATATGTAGAGGCAATGCAAGGACGGGTTTGGTGCGAAAGTACTCCAAAAAAAGGAGCTAAATTTATTGTAGAGTTTGCCCAGCATAACCCTGCAGTACAATCAAACACTTGA
- a CDS encoding SMI1/KNR4 family protein, translating to MKQVHKYWEDVDKQLTKITNQSLINFHAKGAAKEDIAKLSAKIGYELPEDFQDFLTRFNEYQSVTFFEYKSLSISDIYDNWRLLTNLKTQGEFEHLTPWYIKEKGAVKFKWWHKGWIPFAEDNNGNLLCIDLAPAKKGTKGQIFYWETVGGPGVPQAKSFGEYLKNYKKSLEKGKFAYDEVMGVLAQQRESVGA from the coding sequence ATGAAACAAGTTCACAAGTACTGGGAGGACGTTGATAAGCAACTTACCAAGATCACTAACCAAAGCTTGATTAACTTTCACGCCAAAGGAGCAGCCAAAGAAGACATAGCCAAACTATCGGCCAAGATAGGTTATGAGTTGCCCGAAGACTTTCAAGATTTTCTCACCCGTTTTAACGAATACCAAAGCGTAACGTTTTTTGAGTATAAGTCGTTAAGTATCAGCGATATATACGATAATTGGCGTTTGCTTACCAACCTTAAAACTCAAGGTGAGTTTGAGCATCTTACACCTTGGTATATCAAAGAAAAAGGAGCTGTAAAGTTTAAATGGTGGCATAAGGGGTGGATTCCTTTTGCCGAAGACAACAACGGCAACTTATTGTGCATTGATTTGGCTCCTGCCAAAAAAGGTACAAAAGGGCAAATCTTTTATTGGGAAACCGTAGGAGGACCAGGGGTACCACAGGCAAAATCTTTTGGGGAGTACCTCAAAAACTACAAAAAATCGCTTGAAAAAGGCAAATTCGCTTATGACGAAGTAATGGGAGTGTTGGCGCAACAACGCGAATCAGTAGGGGCCTAA
- a CDS encoding DUF4349 domain-containing protein, whose amino-acid sequence MKTLNYWLLMSCMLWLAACGSKQYNGAQSKEEMTIHSEEKTVSSTKKTGSKGDGTAAHKMKILQVQNVKTPKPLVKKNQKIIKTADVRFQVKNLAKSIAKMQAMIRKHEGYVSSAKQDRQYNRLQSKIVVRVESDKFEDLLDEMVREAVFLDYKNVKAEDVTEEFVDIQSRLKTKRAVEKRYLEILEKAKSIEEILKVENQLRVIREEIEAREGRLKFLVDQINYSTISMEVYQRTEAAEVPSDGFFTKMGRGFVAGWKGILGFIIGLTYAWPTLLVLGVGGFFGVRYLRRRLTKKG is encoded by the coding sequence ATGAAAACATTGAATTATTGGCTCTTGATGAGTTGTATGTTATGGCTGGCTGCCTGTGGCAGTAAGCAATATAACGGAGCTCAGTCAAAAGAAGAAATGACTATCCATTCAGAAGAAAAGACAGTCTCCAGTACTAAAAAAACAGGCTCTAAAGGCGATGGCACTGCGGCACACAAAATGAAAATACTGCAGGTACAAAACGTAAAAACCCCTAAACCTTTGGTCAAAAAAAATCAGAAAATCATTAAAACTGCAGATGTAAGATTTCAGGTAAAAAATCTGGCTAAAAGTATTGCAAAAATGCAGGCAATGATTAGAAAACACGAAGGTTATGTATCATCGGCAAAACAAGACCGCCAATACAACCGTTTGCAAAGCAAAATTGTGGTAAGGGTAGAAAGTGATAAATTTGAAGACTTGTTAGACGAAATGGTGCGCGAAGCAGTATTTTTGGATTACAAAAATGTAAAAGCCGAAGATGTTACTGAAGAGTTTGTAGACATACAAAGCCGACTCAAAACCAAACGCGCGGTAGAAAAACGTTACCTTGAAATACTTGAAAAAGCCAAAAGTATTGAAGAAATCCTCAAAGTGGAGAACCAGCTGCGGGTGATCAGAGAAGAAATAGAGGCTAGAGAAGGCAGGCTCAAGTTTTTGGTTGATCAGATCAACTACAGCACCATTAGTATGGAGGTATACCAACGTACAGAAGCCGCAGAAGTTCCTTCAGATGGTTTTTTCACTAAAATGGGGCGAGGTTTTGTTGCCGGCTGGAAAGGCATCCTTGGCTTTATCATTGGGTTGACTTATGCCTGGCCTACGCTGTTGGTATTGGGTGTAGGGGGCTTTTTCGGTGTTCGTTATCTGCGCAGGCGACTTACCAAAAAGGGATAG
- a CDS encoding toxin-antitoxin system YwqK family antitoxin, producing MAKILLFAWVLHFPMNHPIYNNSFDEKISCYGSFVGDIKQGYWKCRYTNGNTLREGAYLHGKRHGYWKFYHRNGVLAADGYYKVGEETGIWYIYDDQGNLLHEREDGLWGTEGTEITCSGSVLGDQKEGLWICFYDNGNKLQEGAYFKGKRDGYWRMFHQNGKIAAEGPYIKGEEVGRWKIYNEEGSLIMERND from the coding sequence ATGGCAAAAATTTTATTATTTGCATGGGTTTTACATTTTCCCATGAACCACCCCATTTATAACAACTCTTTTGATGAAAAAATCAGTTGTTATGGAAGTTTTGTAGGGGATATTAAACAAGGCTACTGGAAGTGCAGGTATACCAATGGCAACACTTTAAGAGAAGGGGCTTATCTGCATGGCAAACGCCACGGATACTGGAAGTTTTACCATCGAAACGGCGTACTGGCTGCCGATGGATATTATAAAGTAGGAGAAGAAACCGGTATTTGGTATATATACGATGATCAGGGAAACCTGCTTCACGAGCGAGAAGATGGATTGTGGGGTACTGAAGGAACCGAAATTACTTGTAGTGGAAGCGTTTTGGGGGATCAGAAAGAAGGTTTATGGATATGTTTTTATGACAATGGAAATAAACTACAAGAAGGCGCCTATTTTAAAGGCAAGCGTGATGGATACTGGCGTATGTTTCATCAAAATGGCAAGATTGCGGCTGAAGGCCCTTATATAAAGGGCGAAGAGGTAGGCCGCTGGAAAATATACAATGAAGAAGGTTCGCTTATAATGGAGCGCAACGATTAA
- a CDS encoding MFS transporter, protein MVLAEVFGLLCTLVIVFVEWEHTQPAVVSLVAMLLFSSMVYSVHFPTRFAFTQELFEPHQYQRLNSLLEIQGQIAFMVAGALGGVLVEVTTFANVMLIDAITFGLGALFFAAIPYQPVLKTLAEVKPVWQNVKEGISFIKTYRHTTSFFVYTMLPFIAVLIGMYLVPIYVAKTLKADALVYGWHEVIWSVGAIIAGLTIPILTTRVQGRVLVIWSVLLYSMCVLALVLNTSVGGFLIISLLMGWGNAGRRVARATVMMESIDNRMIGRMNSTLMSFGKLLQVFLVYGFTLVIPVWGTKGAFAVLGVLLLFTCWGAWQSNKCFVSSISTKVAAGD, encoded by the coding sequence TTGGTATTGGCTGAAGTTTTTGGTCTTTTGTGCACCCTGGTCATTGTTTTTGTTGAATGGGAGCACACACAACCAGCCGTAGTTTCATTAGTGGCTATGTTGCTTTTTAGCAGTATGGTCTACAGTGTACACTTTCCCACCCGTTTTGCTTTTACCCAAGAGTTGTTTGAACCCCACCAATACCAACGCTTGAATAGTTTGCTGGAGATTCAAGGACAAATCGCTTTTATGGTAGCAGGTGCTTTGGGCGGGGTATTGGTAGAAGTGACTACATTTGCCAATGTAATGTTGATAGATGCCATTACCTTTGGACTAGGGGCATTGTTTTTTGCTGCCATTCCTTATCAACCAGTGCTCAAAACCCTTGCTGAGGTAAAACCTGTTTGGCAAAATGTAAAAGAAGGGATAAGCTTTATTAAGACCTATCGCCATACCACCAGTTTTTTTGTATACACCATGTTGCCCTTTATTGCAGTATTAATTGGCATGTATTTGGTGCCTATATATGTTGCCAAAACCCTCAAAGCCGATGCCTTGGTATATGGTTGGCACGAGGTAATATGGTCTGTAGGTGCCATCATAGCCGGGCTTACCATTCCTATACTCACAACCAGGGTACAAGGCCGGGTATTGGTTATCTGGAGTGTACTGTTGTATAGTATGTGTGTATTGGCGTTGGTGTTGAATACCTCGGTAGGTGGTTTTTTGATCATTAGCTTGCTTATGGGCTGGGGCAATGCTGGTAGGCGGGTAGCACGTGCTACTGTCATGATGGAAAGCATTGACAATCGCATGATTGGACGAATGAACTCTACCCTGATGTCGTTTGGCAAACTGTTGCAGGTATTTTTGGTGTATGGTTTTACCCTTGTTATTCCGGTTTGGGGAACCAAAGGTGCTTTTGCGGTATTAGGTGTGTTGTTGTTGTTTACCTGTTGGGGAGCATGGCAAAGCAATAAGTGTTTTGTAAGCAGTATTTCGACTAAAGTAGCAGCAGGCGATTAA
- a CDS encoding class I SAM-dependent methyltransferase gives METIDTIKLLGQVPNQAPQVWADIGAGTGVFTVALQMLLAPQSTVWAVDKNPHVLWSLPKQNEVNISVEEGNFERAMDLPLFDGIVMANALHYATDPAVVLQNVLQHLKPSGTFILIEYDTSIPNPPWVPYPVSLAHFQKLASQLGLNSPKELHRVSSQYGQNSIYSVSCQSLQKS, from the coding sequence ATGGAAACAATCGATACAATCAAACTATTAGGGCAAGTGCCCAACCAAGCACCGCAAGTATGGGCAGATATAGGAGCAGGTACAGGAGTATTTACGGTAGCCTTGCAAATGTTGTTGGCACCCCAAAGTACTGTATGGGCAGTAGACAAAAACCCTCATGTATTGTGGAGTTTGCCTAAGCAAAATGAAGTAAATATAAGCGTAGAAGAAGGCAATTTTGAGCGGGCAATGGATTTACCCTTGTTTGATGGCATTGTAATGGCAAACGCCTTGCATTATGCTACTGACCCTGCTGTGGTATTGCAAAATGTATTGCAACACCTCAAGCCCTCTGGCACTTTTATTCTGATAGAATACGATACCTCAATACCCAACCCGCCTTGGGTGCCCTATCCTGTAAGTCTGGCGCATTTTCAGAAACTTGCCTCTCAGCTAGGGCTCAACTCTCCCAAAGAATTGCATCGGGTAAGTTCTCAGTATGGGCAAAACAGCATTTATTCGGTATCGTGCCAATCACTTCAAAAATCCTGA
- a CDS encoding glycosyltransferase: MQAPLVSVICLCYNHEKFVVEALRSVFLQTYSNIELIIVDDASVDGSVKIIEEVLDDIDVSSTAKETQNKVFKLPKPPVFIKIQQNQGNCKAFNAGLKIAQGKYIIDLAADDVLLDDRIEKQVLLFESLPKEYAVVFSNAVNINEAGDILNYHYPVDKAGKSKVAVPQGNVYTEVLSRYFINTATMMMRTDTLQQMGGYNEDLSYEDFDFWVSTSRHYLYKYQDEVTTMKRVVRNSLSSAFYRNKMNPHLESTLQVFYKAFELNTSPSENLALSRQVSYHLRLAFYTQHFDLVFSFNDLLKKLNSTTKLTETIVLLSKNKINVYWFYHIYHKVKRWFASRLR, from the coding sequence ATGCAAGCACCTTTAGTATCTGTTATTTGTTTGTGTTATAACCACGAGAAATTTGTGGTTGAGGCACTTCGTTCAGTTTTTTTGCAAACCTATTCGAATATTGAGTTGATAATAGTGGACGATGCCAGTGTTGATGGCAGTGTAAAAATTATTGAAGAGGTGTTAGATGATATTGATGTAAGTTCTACAGCTAAAGAAACGCAAAATAAAGTATTTAAGTTGCCAAAACCACCTGTTTTTATCAAAATCCAACAAAATCAAGGCAATTGTAAGGCTTTTAATGCAGGGCTGAAAATTGCTCAAGGTAAATATATTATAGACCTGGCAGCTGACGATGTATTGCTGGACGACCGGATAGAAAAACAGGTACTTTTGTTTGAGTCTTTACCCAAAGAATACGCAGTGGTGTTTAGCAACGCAGTAAACATCAACGAAGCTGGCGATATATTAAATTATCACTATCCAGTAGATAAAGCTGGAAAAAGCAAGGTAGCTGTGCCTCAAGGCAATGTATATACTGAAGTATTGAGTAGGTATTTTATCAATACAGCTACAATGATGATGCGGACAGACACATTGCAACAAATGGGGGGCTATAATGAAGACTTAAGCTACGAGGACTTTGATTTTTGGGTATCTACTTCTCGGCATTATTTGTATAAGTACCAAGATGAGGTAACCACCATGAAGCGTGTTGTAAGAAATTCACTATCAAGTGCATTTTACCGAAACAAAATGAACCCGCATTTAGAAAGCACCCTTCAAGTTTTTTATAAGGCTTTTGAGCTAAATACCAGCCCTTCCGAAAACCTGGCACTGTCGCGCCAAGTATCTTATCACTTACGGTTGGCGTTTTATACTCAACACTTTGATTTGGTATTTTCATTTAATGACTTATTAAAAAAACTGAATTCAACTACAAAACTTACAGAAACCATCGTCTTATTATCTAAAAATAAAATAAACGTTTATTGGTTTTATCATATTTATCACAAAGTAAAACGCTGGTTTGCCTCACGGTTAAGGTAA
- a CDS encoding DUF4177 domain-containing protein, whose amino-acid sequence MKNTKLEYKIITTSGTNQTPANIDKAIANAGEEGWEVTSISHDKHPSDQTKTEEIMCVLRREVKAKAAQRVKTQA is encoded by the coding sequence ATGAAAAATACAAAGCTTGAATACAAAATCATTACCACCAGTGGAACCAACCAAACCCCTGCTAATATTGACAAAGCAATTGCAAATGCTGGCGAAGAGGGTTGGGAGGTTACCAGTATCTCGCATGATAAACATCCCAGCGACCAAACCAAAACTGAGGAAATCATGTGCGTATTGAGACGAGAAGTAAAAGCCAAAGCTGCCCAAAGGGTAAAAACACAAGCTTAG
- a CDS encoding TonB-dependent receptor: protein MVLLFAQAYSQVLTGKVNDNNSKPLPGVTIVIKGTTNGTLTNANGQFSLPSKAGAQTLVFSFVGYKTKEVTVNVSGTQAIAVPTVTLYEGNEILQEVVIQGERRNQFSRKKSAYVSKLPLRNIENAQVYSTVTNELLVSQTVTNFEDALKNAVGVDKLWASTGRDGDGAGYYALRGFSVQPQLVNGLPGITNGIINPSNIERIEVIKGPSATLFGSTITSYGGLINVVTKKPYKDFGGEVSYTTGSFGLNRLVLDVNTPLDKQEKIYFRINTAYHTENSFQDAGFRKSLFVAPSISYKVNNRLSFSLYSEISQAEQTNPTFLFLNRSVPTEWNNLAELNYDYEQSMTSNDLTLKTPTANYRMEADYKISDQWRSQTVLSGSRTQSTGHYSYLWNDAMSAVVDNVQPGASAFINPNSRTFSLNVRRENGITSTYDLQQNFIGDFKLGSIRNRMVVGVDYFSRTVISNNTAFAFVHNVDPRGNVVNYDNPNTNPIFTPTLPNNIETTPTYLTKASVERLLSNSAPVNTRVRQNVFSAYISDVVNITPALSLMAGVRFDMFDYEGDLNTTADDEQAYTQTTFSPKFGIVYQPILNQLSLFANYQNGFTNVNPELVPSDPNNPTSDLVLRNFDLEQANQIEVGAKTNLFDDRVELTVSYYDITVDNKVIGFGPAKVQNGTVRSKGFEVEVNVNPFDGFNLRGGFSNNDAQITNSPSQPELANTRFGGAGPEMLYNLWANFEFPKGALKGFGIGFGFNGASEQNVMAGEPAAGEFMLPAYTIFNQSVYYQGDKFRIGLKLNNMGNHFYYKGWTTINPQQPRTLLANFTYKF from the coding sequence ATGGTTCTACTGTTTGCACAAGCATATAGCCAAGTGTTGACAGGCAAAGTAAATGACAATAATAGTAAACCACTCCCCGGGGTAACTATTGTGATAAAAGGAACGACTAATGGTACCCTCACCAATGCTAATGGGCAATTTAGCCTCCCATCAAAAGCCGGTGCACAAACACTGGTATTTTCTTTTGTGGGCTATAAAACCAAAGAAGTAACGGTAAACGTAAGCGGCACCCAAGCCATCGCCGTACCTACGGTTACTTTATACGAAGGTAATGAAATACTACAGGAGGTAGTAATACAAGGTGAAAGAAGAAATCAATTCTCACGAAAAAAGAGTGCTTATGTATCTAAACTGCCTCTGCGCAATATAGAAAATGCCCAGGTATATAGCACCGTTACTAATGAACTGTTGGTGTCGCAAACGGTGACCAACTTTGAAGATGCTTTGAAAAACGCCGTAGGGGTAGACAAATTATGGGCATCTACCGGACGCGATGGCGACGGTGCCGGGTATTATGCTTTGCGAGGCTTTTCGGTACAACCCCAACTAGTCAATGGATTGCCAGGTATTACCAATGGGATTATCAACCCTTCAAACATTGAGCGTATAGAAGTAATCAAAGGTCCTTCGGCTACACTGTTTGGCAGTACTATTACCTCTTATGGCGGCTTGATCAATGTAGTGACAAAAAAACCTTATAAAGATTTTGGTGGAGAGGTATCTTATACTACTGGCTCTTTTGGGCTCAACCGATTGGTACTAGACGTAAACACTCCTCTAGACAAGCAAGAAAAGATTTACTTTAGAATTAATACGGCTTACCACACTGAGAATAGCTTTCAGGATGCCGGATTCAGAAAGTCGTTGTTTGTTGCTCCTTCTATCAGCTATAAAGTAAATAATAGGCTTTCATTCTCGCTTTACTCTGAAATATCGCAAGCAGAACAAACCAACCCTACCTTTTTGTTTTTGAACCGTAGTGTACCCACAGAATGGAATAACCTGGCAGAGCTAAATTACGACTATGAGCAATCGATGACCAGCAATGATTTGACCTTGAAAACACCTACGGCAAATTACCGGATGGAGGCAGACTATAAAATCTCTGACCAATGGCGTTCACAAACTGTATTATCAGGTAGCCGCACCCAATCTACTGGACACTACTCTTACTTATGGAATGATGCCATGAGTGCAGTGGTAGATAATGTTCAACCAGGCGCCAGCGCGTTTATAAACCCTAACAGTCGTACTTTTAGCTTAAATGTGCGTCGAGAAAACGGCATCACCTCTACTTATGACTTACAGCAAAACTTTATTGGTGATTTTAAGCTAGGCAGCATTCGTAACCGTATGGTGGTAGGTGTAGACTACTTTAGCCGCACTGTGATAAGCAATAATACTGCTTTTGCTTTTGTACACAATGTAGACCCTCGCGGTAATGTAGTAAACTATGACAATCCTAATACAAACCCAATTTTTACCCCTACCCTACCTAACAACATTGAGACAACGCCTACTTATTTAACCAAGGCTTCGGTTGAACGATTGCTAAGCAACTCGGCACCTGTCAATACTAGAGTACGCCAAAATGTGTTCAGTGCTTATATATCTGATGTAGTCAATATCACTCCTGCACTTTCGTTGATGGCAGGTGTTCGTTTTGATATGTTTGACTATGAAGGTGATTTAAATACTACCGCAGATGACGAACAGGCTTACACTCAAACAACTTTCTCGCCTAAGTTTGGCATTGTATACCAACCCATACTTAACCAGTTGTCGTTATTTGCCAACTATCAAAACGGTTTTACTAACGTAAACCCAGAGTTGGTACCTTCTGACCCTAACAATCCTACATCAGACTTGGTGTTGCGTAATTTTGACCTGGAGCAAGCCAACCAGATAGAAGTAGGTGCTAAAACCAACCTATTTGACGATCGAGTAGAATTGACTGTAAGTTATTATGATATTACAGTAGATAACAAAGTGATAGGTTTTGGTCCAGCCAAGGTGCAAAATGGTACCGTAAGAAGCAAAGGCTTTGAAGTAGAAGTAAATGTAAACCCATTTGATGGTTTTAACTTAAGAGGTGGATTTAGTAACAATGATGCTCAAATCACTAATTCACCTTCTCAGCCTGAGCTTGCCAACACTCGCTTTGGCGGGGCTGGTCCTGAGATGTTGTATAACTTATGGGCAAACTTTGAGTTTCCTAAGGGTGCACTTAAAGGCTTTGGTATTGGGTTTGGTTTCAACGGAGCCAGTGAGCAAAATGTAATGGCAGGCGAACCAGCCGCAGGTGAATTTATGTTGCCTGCTTATACCATTTTTAATCAATCGGTATATTATCAAGGCGATAAGTTCCGTATAGGGCTGAAGCTTAATAACATGGGCAACCACTTTTATTACAAAGGTTGGACTACGATCAACCCACAACAGCCGCGTACATTATTGGCTAACTTTACTTATAAGTTTTAA
- a CDS encoding RNA polymerase sigma factor, giving the protein MHNTLEFNTIDKVSANLKPVAIKLTKDIEQANDLMQETLIKAFVNREKFKEGTNLQAWLYTIMKNIFITNYQRVARRKTLLDQTDNQHILNTSDKTIENKAYSNFAMEEINAAIDKVKKIYRVPFKLYFKGFKYQEIAEALDIPIGTVKNRIHMARQMLKGSLKQYGYLDK; this is encoded by the coding sequence ATGCATAATACACTTGAGTTTAACACTATAGATAAAGTTTCGGCTAATTTGAAGCCTGTGGCGATCAAATTGACCAAAGACATAGAACAAGCCAATGATTTGATGCAGGAAACATTGATCAAGGCTTTTGTAAATCGCGAAAAGTTTAAGGAAGGTACTAACCTTCAGGCGTGGTTGTATACCATTATGAAAAATATTTTTATCACCAATTATCAACGTGTTGCCCGGCGTAAAACCCTGCTAGACCAAACGGACAACCAACATATATTAAACACCAGTGACAAAACTATAGAGAATAAGGCATACTCTAACTTTGCTATGGAAGAAATAAACGCTGCTATAGATAAGGTAAAGAAGATATACCGGGTGCCATTTAAGCTCTATTTTAAGGGATTTAAATACCAGGAAATAGCAGAAGCATTGGATATACCCATTGGCACCGTAAAAAACCGTATCCACATGGCACGACAAATGTTAAAGGGGAGCCTTAAACAATACGGCTACCTTGACAAGTAG
- a CDS encoding VHL beta domain-containing protein yields MRIFILLLISYCTHFNSVFAQKAQSLSDYKIHNLSGFQVYVQKTALTQHPHFTKQAVSLLKQKLLTISKLPLKRPAEKHLKTVRIFMDWSANTQKAAQYHISKQWLMNNGYIPEMAKAVHISSIQNFVNWSKQNQPEMILHELAHAYHDQVLGDGHKGIKQAYDKAMKLKLYESVGYDAGNGSKVTKAKAYGANNHHEYFAELTEAFFGKNDYYPFTRKDLKFHDPKAYALLTKIWQDKKLSTHVNTSSKKSQQSSKRATLLLKNKSNGLLYVYWVDFHGKEIFYFKIRAGQEVKQATYIKHLWRLKNTEGHLVKELRPSQSYQKVVID; encoded by the coding sequence ATGAGAATCTTTATTTTGTTGTTGATCTCCTACTGTACTCATTTTAACAGTGTATTTGCTCAAAAAGCCCAAAGTCTAAGCGATTATAAAATACATAACCTCAGTGGTTTTCAGGTATATGTTCAAAAAACAGCTTTGACCCAACACCCCCATTTTACTAAACAAGCTGTCAGCTTATTAAAGCAGAAGTTGTTAACTATCAGTAAATTGCCCTTAAAGAGGCCTGCTGAAAAACATCTGAAAACTGTACGTATTTTTATGGATTGGAGCGCCAATACCCAAAAAGCTGCACAATATCATATCAGCAAGCAGTGGTTAATGAACAACGGATACATTCCTGAAATGGCAAAAGCAGTACACATCTCAAGCATTCAAAACTTTGTTAACTGGAGCAAACAAAATCAACCTGAAATGATCTTGCACGAACTGGCGCATGCTTATCACGACCAGGTGCTTGGTGATGGGCATAAAGGGATTAAGCAGGCGTATGATAAGGCAATGAAATTGAAACTCTATGAAAGTGTAGGCTATGATGCAGGCAATGGCAGTAAAGTAACCAAGGCCAAGGCTTATGGAGCCAACAATCATCACGAATACTTTGCTGAACTCACTGAGGCCTTCTTTGGCAAAAATGACTATTATCCTTTTACTAGGAAAGACCTCAAGTTCCACGATCCTAAAGCTTATGCCTTGCTGACAAAAATATGGCAAGACAAAAAACTGAGTACCCACGTAAATACGTCAAGTAAAAAATCGCAGCAAAGCAGTAAGCGAGCTACTTTGTTGTTAAAAAATAAAAGTAATGGCTTGTTATATGTTTACTGGGTAGACTTTCACGGGAAAGAAATCTTTTACTTTAAAATAAGGGCAGGGCAGGAGGTAAAACAGGCGACTTATATCAAACATTTATGGCGTTTGAAAAATACAGAGGGGCATTTAGTAAAAGAACTAAGACCAAGTCAAAGTTACCAAAAGGTGGTGATAGACTAA
- a CDS encoding alpha-ketoglutarate-dependent dioxygenase AlkB family protein, with the protein MNTYFDNRLVIYQNYFDLKYCQQTFDKLLKEIKWLQKSHNNEGKIVDLPRLTANYGEKSYNYSGLVFNPEPWTDFLLELKTVAENLASVQFNALVLQYYRDGNDRVNWHSDDDSCVGTNPVIVSMSFGESRDFWVRHKTHHDDRHKFTLHSGDIVIMQGDMQHVYVHKVPIEKDKTEARLNLTFRKVVT; encoded by the coding sequence GTGAACACTTACTTCGATAACCGCCTGGTCATTTACCAAAACTATTTTGATCTAAAATACTGCCAACAAACATTCGATAAGTTGCTCAAAGAAATTAAGTGGTTACAAAAAAGCCACAACAACGAAGGAAAGATAGTAGATTTGCCTCGCCTGACGGCTAATTATGGTGAGAAGTCTTATAATTACTCAGGACTAGTATTTAACCCAGAGCCTTGGACAGACTTTTTGCTGGAACTAAAAACAGTCGCAGAAAACTTAGCTTCAGTACAATTCAACGCATTGGTGCTGCAATATTACCGCGATGGTAACGATCGGGTAAACTGGCATTCAGACGATGATTCTTGTGTAGGAACCAACCCAGTCATTGTTTCTATGTCATTTGGCGAATCGAGGGACTTTTGGGTACGGCATAAAACCCACCATGATGACCGCCATAAATTCACATTACACAGTGGAGATATTGTGATTATGCAAGGCGACATGCAACATGTATATGTACACAAAGTTCCCATCGAAAAAGATAAAACAGAAGCTCGTCTAAACCTCACGTTTAGGAAAGTTGTTACTTAG